The following proteins are co-located in the Pyxicephalus adspersus chromosome Z, UCB_Pads_2.0, whole genome shotgun sequence genome:
- the RIBC1 gene encoding RIB43A-like with coiled-coils protein 1, whose amino-acid sequence MVTSVVSWTGVPGTAAMYKLDLPIDPKEIAAIERRRNKEQQRQSRIFNAKVRTIGVDVPTLERQVEERKAMEKLEKARDEAFDADRQQYDKIALMLEQRENQIARDLDKAVQNFREGHQQPQNRREFDLYDPDFLKKDRPARVSDHDPRCGPASLQKFAGEDLSEKERKKLQTELSKKWLTEQKDERKRSEAQKKYADELYDKKRVELDERAQHLSKMEEDCRKAVDMAISNFNQALAKESSERIKLEKQQEEDNNFSEIYNHLTGDILTENPDVAVSYYGPHRVVPDRWKGMSPQQLKAILEIQAQQQQEKQRLKEEEKQQDAEWDKQRILVARAAMTLEQQEEQLSSEIRKRMDQYNQQLSREQRAHLEYLDKVVYTNNPTAHYHSQFNTTSR is encoded by the exons ATGGTGACCAGTGTTGTTTCTTGGACAGGAGTACCAGGAACTGCAG CCATGTACAAGTTAGACCTTCCCATAGATCCTAAAGAAATCGCAGCCATAGAAAGGAGAAGAAACAAGGAACAGCAAAGACAAAGCCGTATCTTCAATGCCAAAGTTCGGACCATTGGG GTGGATGTTCCCACATTGGAAAGACAGGTTGAAGAACGGAAGGCAATGGAAAAGCTTGAGAAAGCTCGGGATGAAGCATTCG ATGCAGACAGACAGCAGTATGATAAGATTGCACTGATGCTGGAACAAAGAGAAAATCAGATAGCCCGAGACCTAGACAAAGCAGTGCAGAACTTCAGAGAAGGGCATCAACAACCCCAAAACAGAAGGGAATTCGACCTGTATGATCCAGACTTTCTAAAGAAGGACCGGCCCGCACGAGTGAGTGACCATGATCCCAGATGTGGCCCTGCCAGCCTACAGAAGTTTGCTGGAGAAGACCTAAGTGAGAAGGAACGGAAAAAGCTGCAGACTGAACTCTCTAAAAAATGGCTGACAGAACAGAAAGATGAGAGGAAGAGGTCTGAAGCACAGAAAAAATATGCAG ATGAGTTATATGATAAGAAAAGGGTGGAGTTGGATGAGAGAGCGCAGCATCTGAGCAAGATGGAAGAAGACTGCAGAAAGGCTGTGGACATGGCCATTAGTAACTTCAACCAAGCACTG GCCAAGGAGTCATCAGAGCGCATAAAGCTTGAAAAGCAACAAGAAGAAGATAATAACTTCTCAGAGATTTACAACCACCTGACCGGTGACATACTGACGGAAAATCCAGATGTGGCAGTCAGCTACTATGGGCCCCATCGTGTGGTTCCAGATCGTTGGAAGGGAATGAGCCCGCAGCAGCTTAAAGCCATCCTGGAAATTCAGGCGCAGCAGCAACAGGAAAAACAG AGGTTGAAGGAGGAAGAGAAGCAGCAAGACGCAGAGTGGGACAAGCAGAGGATCCTGGTGGCTCGGGCTGCAATGACTCTGGAGCAGCAGGAGGAACAGCTGAGCTCGGAGATCAGGAAGAGGATGGATCAGTATAACCAACAGCTGAGCCGGGAGCAGAGGGCACA CCTGGAGTACCTGGATAAAGTTGTTTACACCAACAACCCCACTGCACATTACCACAGCCAATTCAACACTACCAGCCGCTGA
- the TTC16 gene encoding tetratricopeptide repeat protein 16 has product MAEETEMKSAMAEKVSGSLFCTAVSEEQLQEARRKSQRRIFGSSQAFLALDVRPHQSNQLSYEDIVQEKIKEHYERGLHCMSQEEWEKAVISFTKAINLCPEKIELYVKRAEAFLQLCDFQSAAVNLQKACSVTNPSIEHVELLAVTYYLQGQSLFEQMCHMDAMECFTRAAELQPQNRHYHMRSICCLAALGRYPECLRLINKQLEEDQSSPDLYIVRARLYDHLNKPMFTYQDTQTALLLDPQHQEALKMKDKLAAKAEDAKDKAVNCAVQGQLQDALKKICYAIENNPSSARYHIFRGIVYRKMNDFSPAVDDFVRAMQLCNAENEPDMQLHTEAETQLLLTYNDFAVHCYSKGFYQDGVMLLNKAIKGEKNKKELYINRGDCFYQLGDLTFALADYQQAFEQDEEDWGVRTRIAKLLDDLGLQAHHMRQYQQAERHFSEAIRKNPLLPQLYLHRAQLRQQLQNNMDSQGDAITFIMLKPKSDELKKEMREAMNRRGRLQSTTIQIAQPAQTQDEKPNTQAPYHWKTFGLGLTNPG; this is encoded by the exons ATGGCGGAAGAGACAGAAATGAAGTCTGCAATGGCAGAGAAG GTGTCAGGTAGTCTTTTCTGTACTGCGGTCAGTGAGGAGCAGCTCCAAGAAGCTCGCCGCAAATCTCAAAGAAGGATATTTGGATCTAGTCAAGCCTTCTTAGCTTTGGATGTAAGGCCTCATCAATCCAACCAGCTTTCCTATGAGGATATTGTGCAAGAAAAGATAAAAGAACA ctatgaGCGAGGCCTGCACTGCATGTCACAAGAGGAATGGGAAAAGGCGGTCATCTCATTTACAAAAGCTATTAACCTGTGTCCAGAAAAG ATAGAGCTTTATGTCAAAAGAGCTGAAGCATTCCTCCAGCTTTGTGACTTCCAGTCTGCAGCTGTCAACCTACAGAAAGCCTGTTCTGTCACCAACCCATCAATAGAGCACGTAGAACTTCTAGCAGTCACATATTACCTACAG GGACAAAGCCTGTTTGAGCAGATGTGTCACATGGATGCTATGGAGTGCTTTACTCGAGCTGCAGAGCTTCAGCCCCAGAACAGACATTATCACATGCGCAG TATCTGCTGCTTGGCTGCTTTGGGAAGATACCCAGAATGCCTCCGCCTTATCAATAAACAGCTGGAAGAAGATCAGAGCAGTCCTGATTTATATATTGTGCGGGCCAGGCTGTATGACCACCTGAACAAG CCAATGTTCACCTATCAGGATACACAGACAGCTCTGTTATTGGACCCTCAGCACCAGGAAGCcctaaaaatgaaagacaaactAGCCGCAAAAGCAGAAGACGCAAAAGATAAAGCTGTGAATTGTGCTGTACAGGGGCAGCTACAGGACGCCTTAAAGAAGATCTGTTATGCCATAGAGAACAACCCATCCTCCGCCAGATATCACATCTTCAG AGGTATAGTGTACAGAAAGATGAATGACTTCAGCCCAGCGGTGGATGACTTTGTACGAGCTATGCAGCTTTGTAACGCAGAGAATGAACCCGACATGCAGCTACACACAGAGGCCGAGACCCAGCTACTGCTCACCTACAATGATTTTGCTGTGCATTGTTACTCAAAAGGATTCTACCAGGATGGGGTGATGTTACTGAACAAGGcgataaaaggggaaaaaaacaagaaagaactCTATATTAACCGAGGAG atTGCTTTTACCAGTTGGGGGATCTGACCTTTGCTCTGGCAGATTACCAGCAAGCATTTGAGCAAGATGAAGAAGACTGGGGTGTAAGGACTCGTATAGCTAAACTCCTTGATGACTTGGGATTGCAAGCTCATCATATGAG GCAGTACCAGCAGGCCGAGCGACACTTCTCTGAGGCCATTAGAAAAAATCCTCTCCTGCCCCAGCTGTATCTTCATCGGGCCCAGCTGAGGCAGCAGCTGCAGAACAACATGGATTCCCAAGGGGACGCCATCACCTTTATAATGCTAAAGCCAAAAAGTGATGAG CTAAAAAAAGAGATGAGAGAAGCTATGAACAGAAGAGGACGCTTGCAGTCTACAACAATACAAATCGCCCAACCTGCACAAACCCAGGATGAGAAACCCAACACTCAGGCCCCATACCACTGGAAGACTTTTGGTTTAGGACTGACAAATCCTGGCTGA